One window of the Cherax quadricarinatus isolate ZL_2023a chromosome 1, ASM3850222v1, whole genome shotgun sequence genome contains the following:
- the LOC128687988 gene encoding uncharacterized protein isoform X1: protein MMKTLLFVVAFTALLSTGSLASVHQATCYTDHNKGGSYQTFTDYIPDLLTYNFDNQISSVTVTGIWIFYERANFAAGTSVYWVHGFNYFTNFDGGYDNAFSSLRYGGSTLSLPLSHSHLQFSSLRYGGSTLSLPLSHSHLQFSSLRYGGSTLSLPLSHSHLQFSSLRYGGSTLSLPLSLSHLQFSSPRYGGPTHSLTLSHLQFSSPRYGGRTHSLTLSHLQFSSPRYGGRTHSLTLSHLQFSSLRYGGSTHSLSPAVLLTEVRGTHSLSHSLSPAVLLTEVRGTHSLSHSLSPAVLLTEVRGKHSLTLSHLQFSSPRYGGRTHSLTLSHLQFSSLRYGGSTHSLSPAVLLTEVRGTHSLSHSLSPAVLLTEVRGKHSLTLSHLQFSSPRYGGSTLSLSLTCSSPH from the exons ATGATGAAGACTCTACTGTTTGTTGTAGCCTTCACTGCTTTACTCTCTACAG GAAGCTTGGCATCAGTACATCAAGCTACATGTTACACTGATCATAACAAAGGTGGCAGCTACCAGACCTTCACTGACTACATCCCTGATCTTCTAACTTACAACTTTGACAATCAGATCTCCAGTGTCACTGTCACCGGAAT CTGGATCTTCTACGAGCGCGCCAACTTTGCAGCTGGTACCAGCGTCTACTGGGTTCATGGTTTCAATTACTTCACTAACTTTGATGGAGGCTACGACAACGCG tTCTCCTCACTGAGGTACGGGGGAagcactctctcactcccactctctcactctcacctgcAGTTCTCCTCACTGAGGTACGGGGGAagcactctctcactcccactctctcactctcacctgcAGTTCTCCTCACTGAGGTACGGGGGAagcactctctcactcccactctctcactctcacctgcAGTTCTCCTCACTGAGGTACGGGGGAagcactctctcactcccactctctctctctcacctgcagtTCTCCTCACCGAGGTACGGGGGacccactcactctctcactctctctcacctgcaGTTCTCCTCACCGAGGTACGGGGGacgcactcactctctcactctctctcacctgcaGTTCTCCTCACCGAGGTACGGGGGacgcactcactctctcactctctctcacctgcaGTTCTCCTCACTGAGGTACGGGGGaagcactcactctctctcacctgcaGTTCTCCTCACCGAGGTACGGGGGacgcactcactctctcactctctctcacctgcaGTTCTCCTCACCGAGGTACGGGGGacgcactcactctctcactctctctcacctgcaGTTCTCCTCACCGAGGTACGGGGGaagcactctctcactctctctcacctgcaGTTCTCCTCACCGAGGTACGGGGGacgcactcactctctcactctctctcacctgcaGTTCTCCTCACTGAGGTACGGGGGaagcactcactctctctcacctgcaGTTCTCCTCACCGAGGTACGGGGGacgcactcactctctcactctctctcacctgcaGTTCTCCTCACCGAGGTACGGGGGaagcactctctcactctctctcacctgcaGTTCTCCTCACCGAGGTACGGGGGaagcactctctcactctctctcacctgcaGTTCTCCTCACTGA
- the LOC128687988 gene encoding uncharacterized protein isoform X2 — translation MMKTLLFVVAFTALLSTGSLASVHQATCYTDHNKGGSYQTFTDYIPDLLTYNFDNQISSVTVTGIWIFYERANFAAGTSVYWVHGFNYFTNFDGGYDNAFSSLRYGGSTSCLNCDTWTVYLDLYFSGSEYYGTTDTASLGSLQKEVSSILLTGISPWTFYNGPSYTGSSVCLYPSTDQDTDGAGSVLNIGLYPDVTSVGIYDNSIQSVRKGCWSKKVIRAAAEVKAQGKAHNGAWGHFKVTDDQTKPVSGDDLLQDA, via the exons ATGATGAAGACTCTACTGTTTGTTGTAGCCTTCACTGCTTTACTCTCTACAG GAAGCTTGGCATCAGTACATCAAGCTACATGTTACACTGATCATAACAAAGGTGGCAGCTACCAGACCTTCACTGACTACATCCCTGATCTTCTAACTTACAACTTTGACAATCAGATCTCCAGTGTCACTGTCACCGGAAT CTGGATCTTCTACGAGCGCGCCAACTTTGCAGCTGGTACCAGCGTCTACTGGGTTCATGGTTTCAATTACTTCACTAACTTTGATGGAGGCTACGACAACGCG TTCTCCTCACTGAGGTACGGGGGAAGCACGTCTTGTCTGAACTGTGACACGTGGACGGTGTACCTGGATCTGTACTTCTCTGGCAGTGAGTACTATGGCACCACAGACACTGCCTCCCTGGGCAGCCTCCAGAAAGAAGTCTCCTCAATCCTCCTGACGGGTATTTCTCCGTGGACCTTCTACAA TGGACCGTCATATACCGGGAGCAGCGTGTGTCTGTACCCCAGTACTGACCAAGACACTGATGGTGCCGGCAGTGTTCTGAATATTGGCCTCTACCCAGAT GTGACATCAGTGGGGATATACGACAACAGCATCCAGTCAGTGCGCAAGGGATGCTGGTCAAAGAAGGTCATCAGAGCAGCAGCAGAGGTCAAGGCACAAGGCAAGGCACACAACGGTGCCTGGGGTCACTTCAAGGTCACAGATGACCAAACTAAACCTGTCTCTGGTGATGACCTTCTGCAGGATGCTTAG
- the LOC128687988 gene encoding uncharacterized protein isoform X3 codes for MMKTLLFVVAFTALLSTGSLASVHQATCYTDHNKGGSYQTFTDYIPDLLTYNFDNQISSVTVTGIWIFYERANFAAGTSVYWVHGFNYFTNFDGGYDNAFSSLRYGGSTSCLNCDTWTVYLDLYFSGSEYYGTTDTASLGSLQKEVSSILLTGISPWTFYNGPSYTGSSVCLYPSTDQDTDGAGSVLNIGLYPDVSTDNNTLPRRDISGDIRQQHPVSAQGMLVKEGHQSSSRGQGTRQGTQRCLGSLQGHR; via the exons ATGATGAAGACTCTACTGTTTGTTGTAGCCTTCACTGCTTTACTCTCTACAG GAAGCTTGGCATCAGTACATCAAGCTACATGTTACACTGATCATAACAAAGGTGGCAGCTACCAGACCTTCACTGACTACATCCCTGATCTTCTAACTTACAACTTTGACAATCAGATCTCCAGTGTCACTGTCACCGGAAT CTGGATCTTCTACGAGCGCGCCAACTTTGCAGCTGGTACCAGCGTCTACTGGGTTCATGGTTTCAATTACTTCACTAACTTTGATGGAGGCTACGACAACGCG TTCTCCTCACTGAGGTACGGGGGAAGCACGTCTTGTCTGAACTGTGACACGTGGACGGTGTACCTGGATCTGTACTTCTCTGGCAGTGAGTACTATGGCACCACAGACACTGCCTCCCTGGGCAGCCTCCAGAAAGAAGTCTCCTCAATCCTCCTGACGGGTATTTCTCCGTGGACCTTCTACAA TGGACCGTCATATACCGGGAGCAGCGTGTGTCTGTACCCCAGTACTGACCAAGACACTGATGGTGCCGGCAGTGTTCTGAATATTGGCCTCTACCCAGATgtgagtactgacaacaacacactacccagac GTGACATCAGTGGGGATATACGACAACAGCATCCAGTCAGTGCGCAAGGGATGCTGGTCAAAGAAGGTCATCAGAGCAGCAGCAGAGGTCAAGGCACAAGGCAAGGCACACAACGGTGCCTGGGGTCACTTCAAGGTCACAGATGA